A single window of Fischerella sp. PCC 9605 DNA harbors:
- a CDS encoding metallophosphoesterase family protein encodes MKFISEPSIPVKIQKMKERVRWRNASIVSRGIDQTCMAIDDRNSDNPEFSFMVIGDSGSSASYRQHNPQRKVAELMLPHREECSFVLHTGDVIYIVGSHEYYPQNFIEPYREFIVGGVNPKLIPYDRMVFKTPILPVLGNHDYYDVPLMYRLLAGSTLPLRRLFRYKDIEIGWHGSYQGDAYARAFLDYLKAFHSKQELEFHLDEHYTAKTDTGRCLRYEPGRFTRLPNRYYTFRYGGIDFFALDSNTFNEPSPLPATKEGESSRRQLEKRRHEIEEEEMQILEVCDRLNPDNPEEAEKLDALKAKLYQIDEVKIDIEKQLASHHEPATDFEQLEWLKHRLIESWHTQEVRGRVIYFHHPPYVTEASKWHQAQTLAVRRRLRWVFDGVAQTLGSLTQGRAIVDLILNGHAHCLEYLRTTDTGHADSHLNCIVCGGSGRRPRRRRREGSELMETFEDVTGSLNRKVADSLLFVGRHGYDVLKRLPYSSVRIDVKDGCPAKFVVTPLVIERFQGEWYNRELKPFEI; translated from the coding sequence ATGAAATTCATTTCTGAACCGTCGATACCTGTAAAAATTCAAAAGATGAAGGAACGGGTGCGTTGGCGTAACGCAAGTATTGTCTCGCGGGGTATTGACCAAACTTGCATGGCGATCGACGATCGCAACTCGGATAATCCAGAATTTTCTTTTATGGTCATTGGTGACAGCGGTTCTAGTGCTTCCTACCGACAACACAATCCCCAGCGAAAAGTTGCTGAACTGATGCTTCCGCACCGCGAAGAGTGTAGTTTTGTCTTGCACACGGGAGATGTAATTTATATTGTTGGTTCGCACGAATATTACCCGCAAAACTTTATCGAACCTTACCGCGAGTTTATTGTAGGCGGAGTAAACCCCAAACTCATTCCCTACGATCGCATGGTTTTTAAAACCCCAATCCTGCCAGTTCTCGGTAATCACGATTACTATGATGTACCGTTAATGTACCGACTGCTGGCAGGCAGTACACTACCACTACGCCGTTTGTTCCGCTACAAAGATATCGAAATTGGTTGGCATGGTTCCTATCAAGGAGATGCCTATGCACGGGCGTTTCTTGATTATCTCAAGGCGTTCCATTCCAAACAGGAGTTAGAATTTCACCTCGACGAACACTACACAGCTAAAACAGACACGGGACGCTGTTTGCGCTACGAACCCGGACGTTTTACCCGCTTACCCAATCGCTATTACACGTTTCGTTACGGCGGTATTGACTTTTTCGCCCTGGACTCGAATACTTTTAACGAACCATCACCGCTACCCGCAACCAAAGAAGGAGAAAGCAGTCGCCGCCAACTGGAAAAGCGCCGCCACGAGATCGAAGAAGAGGAAATGCAAATTTTGGAAGTGTGCGATCGCCTTAACCCAGATAACCCCGAAGAAGCGGAAAAACTCGATGCTCTCAAAGCCAAACTATACCAAATCGATGAAGTCAAAATTGACATCGAAAAACAACTCGCATCCCACCACGAACCAGCCACAGATTTTGAACAATTAGAATGGCTAAAGCACAGGTTAATTGAGTCTTGGCATACTCAAGAAGTACGCGGACGGGTAATTTATTTCCACCATCCCCCCTACGTCACCGAGGCGAGTAAGTGGCATCAAGCACAAACATTAGCAGTTCGTCGCCGCCTGCGCTGGGTATTCGATGGCGTCGCCCAAACCCTTGGTTCATTGACTCAAGGGCGTGCGATCGTTGATTTGATTTTAAACGGCCACGCTCACTGCCTAGAATATCTCCGCACCACTGATACCGGACACGCTGACTCTCACCTCAATTGTATAGTCTGTGGTGGTAGCGGGCGTCGTCCCCGGCGTCGACGACGGGAGGGATCGGAATTAATGGAGACTTTTGAGGACGTAACAGGTAGCCTTAACCGTAAAGTCGCGGATTCACTACTTTTTGTTGGTCGTCATGGTTACGATGTCTTAAAGCGGCTTCCTTATTCATCCGTGCGGATTGATGTTAAAGATGGTTGTCCAGCTAAGTTTGTCGTCACACCGTTAGTTATCGAGCGTTTTCAGGGAGAGTGGTATAATCGCGAACTAAAACCATTTGAGATTTGA
- a CDS encoding ABC transporter ATP-binding protein encodes MRILRKKRNALRQSLAVFRYSGRAIALVWTTSRSLTISLGILTLVAGLLPAAVAYIGKLIVDAVVETRNFASLHNVNSYHPLLYVGLEAIAVALLAGSQRGLTVCQSLLRVLLGQRVNELILEKALTLELTQFEDSEFYDKMTNARREASTRPLSLVNRTFGLVQSALSLITYGALLVQFSIWAVMILILAAMPAFIAETKFAGEAFRLLRWRAPETRQQHYLETLAAREDFAKEVKLYQLGEMLLERYRDIFNQLYDEDRDLTIRRGLWGYLLSLLSTAAFYVAYAWIVVETVAGRISLGDMTMYLTVFRQGQTTFSGALTSIGGMYEDNLYLSNLYEFLEEEVPKPSGKATKGIKPKDGIRFENVTFTYPGSSQPALKNISFHLKPKEKLAFVGENGSGKTTLIKLLTRLYNPDSGRILLDGLDLQEWDVEVLRQRIGVIFQNFVRYQFTVGENIGVGDVERMEDRELWEVAAEKGMALPFIEKLPAGFTTQLGKWFKGGQELSGGQWQKIALARAFMRTNADIVVLDEPTSAIDAQAEYEIFNHFRTLTKNQMVFLISHRFSTVRMADKILVIEAGEIVEQGTHEELLQAGGRYARLFSLQAAGYQ; translated from the coding sequence ATGAGGATTCTTCGTAAAAAACGTAACGCCCTACGCCAATCGCTGGCGGTGTTTCGCTACAGTGGACGAGCGATCGCTCTAGTATGGACTACTAGCCGTTCCCTCACCATCAGCCTTGGCATTCTAACTTTGGTGGCTGGTCTGTTACCAGCTGCTGTAGCTTATATCGGTAAATTAATTGTCGATGCGGTTGTAGAGACGCGAAATTTCGCGTCTCTACATAATGTCAATAGCTATCATCCTCTGCTGTATGTAGGATTGGAAGCTATTGCTGTGGCTTTACTTGCAGGTAGTCAAAGGGGACTCACAGTTTGTCAGTCGCTGTTGCGGGTGTTACTCGGTCAACGGGTGAATGAACTTATCCTGGAAAAAGCCCTAACTCTGGAACTAACACAATTTGAGGACTCAGAATTTTATGATAAAATGACTAACGCCCGGCGAGAAGCTTCCACTCGTCCCCTCTCGTTGGTAAACCGCACCTTTGGCTTGGTACAAAGCGCCCTTTCACTCATCACCTACGGTGCTTTGTTGGTGCAATTTTCAATTTGGGCGGTGATGATACTGATATTGGCAGCTATGCCTGCATTCATTGCCGAAACGAAATTTGCAGGAGAAGCTTTTCGCCTGCTTCGTTGGCGTGCACCAGAAACCCGCCAGCAGCATTACCTAGAAACATTGGCTGCTAGAGAAGACTTCGCCAAAGAAGTGAAACTCTACCAGTTAGGAGAAATGTTGCTGGAACGTTACCGCGACATCTTCAATCAACTTTACGACGAAGATCGCGATTTGACGATACGGCGGGGACTGTGGGGATATTTGTTGAGTTTGCTCAGCACTGCCGCTTTTTACGTAGCATACGCTTGGATTGTTGTGGAAACGGTAGCGGGGAGAATTTCCTTGGGGGATATGACGATGTATCTCACCGTGTTCCGCCAAGGACAAACAACTTTTTCTGGTGCGCTGACTTCCATCGGTGGAATGTATGAGGACAACCTATATCTTTCTAATCTTTATGAATTCCTAGAAGAGGAAGTACCTAAGCCAAGTGGTAAAGCTACCAAAGGCATAAAGCCCAAAGATGGAATTCGCTTTGAGAATGTCACATTTACCTATCCGGGAAGTTCCCAACCTGCGCTGAAAAACATTTCTTTCCACCTCAAACCCAAAGAAAAATTAGCCTTTGTTGGCGAAAACGGTTCTGGCAAAACTACTTTAATTAAATTACTGACTCGGCTTTACAACCCCGACTCTGGACGGATTTTACTAGATGGCTTGGACTTGCAAGAATGGGATGTAGAGGTGCTGCGGCAACGCATCGGTGTGATTTTTCAAAACTTTGTCCGCTACCAGTTTACGGTGGGTGAGAATATCGGTGTGGGTGACGTAGAACGCATGGAAGACAGAGAACTTTGGGAAGTTGCTGCTGAAAAGGGCATGGCGCTACCTTTTATTGAAAAACTGCCCGCGGGTTTCACCACTCAGCTAGGTAAGTGGTTCAAAGGAGGACAGGAACTTTCTGGAGGCCAGTGGCAAAAAATTGCCCTTGCTCGTGCTTTTATGCGAACTAACGCAGATATAGTAGTGCTAGATGAGCCAACATCGGCGATCGATGCCCAGGCTGAGTATGAGATTTTCAATCACTTTCGCACCCTGACAAAAAATCAGATGGTATTTTTAATATCTCACCGTTTTTCTACCGTACGGATGGCTGACAAAATTCTGGTGATTGAAGCAGGGGAAATTGTAGAACAGGGAACCCACGAAGAGTTATTGCAAGCTGGGGGGAGATATGCGAGGTTATTTTCTTTGCAAGCAGCCGGGTATCAGTAA
- a CDS encoding response regulator — MNNASVPIYQTPSLNGLRVLIVDNNPDCVELIRVILQEFSILVKVATSAREALEVFATCQVDVLISEIAMPSEDGYSLIRQIRILEQRQNLKLLPAIALTASITEKVCDEALSSGFQVYAEKPIEPDELVANVTYLARTIEEMALAS; from the coding sequence ATGAACAACGCTTCTGTTCCCATCTACCAAACCCCGTCTCTTAATGGTTTAAGGGTGCTTATAGTAGATAATAACCCCGACTGTGTTGAGTTAATCAGAGTAATTCTTCAAGAGTTTTCGATATTAGTAAAAGTAGCGACGTCTGCACGAGAAGCTTTGGAAGTATTTGCGACCTGTCAAGTAGATGTTTTAATTTCTGAGATTGCTATGCCAAGTGAAGACGGTTACTCTCTAATTCGCCAAATCAGAATTCTTGAACAGCGTCAAAATCTCAAGCTTCTTCCAGCTATTGCCTTGACAGCTTCTATTACGGAAAAAGTATGCGATGAAGCTCTTAGTTCAGGTTTTCAAGTGTATGCAGAAAAACCGATTGAACCAGATGAGTTGGTAGCAAATGTAACTTATCTTGCTAGAACAATCGAAGAAATGGCACTGGCATCTTGA
- a CDS encoding RNA recognition motif domain-containing protein, with protein sequence MSIYVGNLSYEVEEDDLKQIFSEYGSVKRVRLPMNRETGERRGFAFVEMRTDAEETAAIQALLGAEWKGRSLKVNKAITKIDRSSSCNL encoded by the coding sequence ATGTCAATCTATGTCGGTAATCTATCTTATGAAGTTGAAGAAGATGACCTCAAACAGATCTTTTCAGAATATGGATCTGTTAAAAGAGTTCGATTGCCTATGAACCGGGAAACTGGTGAAAGGAGAGGATTCGCTTTCGTAGAAATGAGAACAGACGCTGAAGAAACAGCAGCAATTCAGGCGCTTTTAGGCGCTGAGTGGAAGGGTCGTAGCCTTAAAGTGAATAAAGCTATTACTAAGATAGATAGAAGTTCGTCGTGCAATTTGTAG
- a CDS encoding RNA recognition motif domain-containing protein has product MSIYVGNLSYEVEEYDLKQIFSKYGAVKKIQVSTNQKTGEKKGFAVVEMETGAEEAAAIRALRGIEWMGRSLKVNRARTKYTIL; this is encoded by the coding sequence ATGTCAATTTATGTCGGCAATCTATCTTATGAGGTTGAAGAATATGACCTCAAACAGATCTTTTCAAAATATGGAGCTGTTAAGAAAATTCAAGTATCTACGAACCAGAAAACTGGTGAGAAAAAAGGATTTGCCGTTGTAGAAATGGAAACAGGCGCCGAAGAAGCGGCGGCAATTCGGGCGCTGAGAGGCATTGAGTGGATGGGTCGTAGCCTCAAAGTTAATAGAGCTAGGACTAAGTACACTATTTTATAA
- a CDS encoding pentapeptide repeat-containing protein, whose product MSEVDFTGASFSYSNLSGSGLKNAIFKLDQPERDKNV is encoded by the coding sequence TTGAGTGAAGTAGATTTTACTGGGGCAAGTTTTAGTTACTCAAACTTGAGCGGCTCAGGTCTAAAAAATGCCATTTTTAAGTTGGATCAGCCTGAGAGGGACAAAAATGTCTGA
- a CDS encoding chlorophyll a/b-binding protein, translated as MSDTTKVTQVISNERNAWRWGFTPQSEIWNGRLAMIGFLAVILIEVFSSQGFLHFWGIL; from the coding sequence ATGTCAGACACTACAAAAGTTACACAGGTGATTTCAAATGAACGCAATGCTTGGCGCTGGGGCTTTACTCCTCAGTCCGAAATTTGGAACGGTCGCCTAGCGATGATAGGCTTTTTAGCTGTCATCTTAATTGAAGTCTTCTCCAGTCAAGGTTTTCTCCACTTCTGGGGAATCCTGTAG
- a CDS encoding orange carotenoid protein N-terminal domain-containing protein, producing MSFTTESTSNRFAFNSSTDLADGVSTTTALLKRLSVDDQLALLWYIYTEMGHSITPAATGAARLQLAEGVLDQIKQMSHTQQLEVMRDLAANRNTQISRSYGIWSANTKLAFWYELSELMVKGLVVPMPPSYQPSRDVVQVLEAIKQLDFGQQITVLRNAVVNMGVDPLAD from the coding sequence ATGAGCTTTACAACAGAGTCCACTTCAAACCGATTCGCCTTTAATTCCAGCACCGATCTGGCTGATGGTGTGTCTACTACCACCGCTTTACTTAAGCGCCTGAGCGTGGATGACCAACTGGCACTGCTCTGGTATATCTACACTGAGATGGGTCATTCCATCACGCCAGCCGCCACAGGAGCAGCTCGCTTGCAATTAGCCGAAGGTGTGCTCGATCAAATCAAGCAAATGTCTCATACTCAGCAATTAGAAGTGATGCGAGACTTAGCTGCCAACAGAAACACCCAGATTAGTCGCTCCTACGGGATTTGGAGCGCTAACACTAAGTTAGCTTTCTGGTATGAATTGTCGGAATTGATGGTCAAAGGTTTAGTAGTCCCAATGCCCCCAAGCTACCAGCCCTCTCGCGATGTGGTGCAGGTACTAGAAGCCATCAAGCAGCTTGACTTTGGTCAACAAATTACGGTGCTGCGGAATGCTGTCGTCAATATGGGAGTTGACCCATTAGCCGACTAA
- the psb34 gene encoding photosystem II assembly protein Psb34: MRYTDKKGTTLNPDECKTADSFFMEAEVYICEPLEMHFNQKGELRAGKKSNKAIAHHRSDGSELIPAEVQARTRREGSQLLNLPLAPGYVVDDEGIINNYAIVTGMSRAEYPSPEQQQRYVFQGAIAILFVALTLMTAFAVS, from the coding sequence ATGCGCTACACCGATAAAAAAGGGACAACCCTCAATCCCGATGAGTGTAAGACTGCCGATAGCTTCTTTATGGAGGCTGAGGTGTATATCTGCGAACCATTGGAGATGCATTTCAACCAAAAAGGAGAGCTAAGAGCAGGAAAAAAATCGAACAAAGCAATAGCACATCATCGTAGTGATGGTAGTGAGTTGATCCCCGCTGAAGTTCAAGCGCGTACACGCAGAGAGGGTAGTCAATTGCTTAATCTACCTCTCGCACCTGGCTACGTAGTAGATGATGAGGGAATCATCAATAACTACGCAATTGTGACTGGTATGTCCAGAGCAGAGTATCCCTCACCAGAACAGCAGCAGCGTTATGTCTTCCAAGGAGCAATAGCTATCCTGTTCGTTGCCCTGACACTGATGACTGCATTTGCTGTCAGCTAA
- a CDS encoding NblA/ycf18 family protein: protein MNQPIKLSLEQEFSIRSFADQVQHMSREQAQTFLLMLYKQMMIREMTYQQLLKHEWRLDSGAVSG, encoded by the coding sequence ATGAATCAGCCGATCAAATTATCTTTAGAGCAAGAATTTAGCATCCGTTCCTTTGCCGACCAAGTGCAGCACATGTCCCGTGAACAAGCCCAGACGTTTTTGCTCATGCTATATAAGCAGATGATGATTCGGGAAATGACGTACCAGCAATTGCTCAAGCATGAGTGGAGACTTGATTCAGGCGCAGTTTCTGGGTAA
- a CDS encoding LmeA family phospholipid-binding protein: MFGSFTGLTNPTGSDWGERLLNTVASKTIRYLFTQSESVEVFVQCHPSSKLLQGSIDSFKMSGRGLVIRNDFRAEEVSFETDAVAIDFSGVLSGKLTLKQPTQAVAQVTLSEADINHAFKAELVKKRLVNLSLPDLTDISGGELVSFEAVQLQLLSNNRVQIWAKANLSNGELVPISLSATIMIERRRRLAFCNPKFEADMVPESQRDISQSLSIALAQILDRMVDLERFDLDGITMRLNRLETQGKQLIFSGYAQIDRIPASS; this comes from the coding sequence ATGTTTGGCAGCTTTACTGGTTTAACTAATCCCACTGGCAGCGATTGGGGAGAGCGCTTACTCAACACCGTTGCCAGCAAAACGATTCGCTACTTATTTACTCAAAGCGAGTCAGTAGAAGTTTTTGTCCAATGCCATCCTTCCAGTAAACTCTTGCAGGGCAGCATCGATAGCTTCAAAATGAGCGGTCGTGGGCTTGTCATCCGCAATGATTTCAGGGCGGAAGAAGTATCCTTCGAGACTGACGCCGTAGCGATTGACTTTAGCGGCGTTTTGAGCGGCAAACTCACTCTCAAGCAACCCACCCAAGCCGTTGCTCAAGTCACCCTCTCAGAAGCAGACATCAACCACGCTTTTAAGGCTGAACTGGTGAAAAAGCGTCTGGTGAACCTCTCCCTGCCTGACTTAACCGATATATCTGGCGGTGAGTTGGTCTCCTTTGAAGCCGTCCAGCTACAGCTGTTGTCCAACAATCGGGTGCAGATTTGGGCTAAGGCTAACCTAAGCAACGGCGAACTCGTGCCGATTAGCCTGAGTGCAACCATAATGATTGAGCGACGGCGTCGCCTTGCTTTCTGTAACCCGAAGTTTGAAGCAGACATGGTGCCAGAATCTCAACGAGACATCTCTCAAAGCTTGAGCATCGCATTGGCTCAAATTTTGGATCGCATGGTCGATTTGGAACGCTTTGATCTCGATGGCATCACGATGCGGCTCAACCGATTAGAAACTCAAGGTAAACAGTTGATTTTCAGTGGCTACGCCCAAATCGATCGCATCCCCGCTAGCTCCTAA